A genomic stretch from Prochlorococcus marinus str. MIT 9312 includes:
- a CDS encoding fatty acid desaturase, with product MSNIKFSGLKGQALAIENKDIPSLKEFKDVIPNHYFKCNTKTSLRYLLQSALIQFVVVLIGLSIPFTPKMIPIWIIFSLLSGTTMMGFWVIAHECGHGAFSKNKTLETITGYLLHSLLLVPYFSWQRSHAVHHRFTNNVTNGETHVPLVVEGNGVTEKVGGERELHFSNSIGKKNYGILQLVLHLIFGWPAYLLTGSTGGTKYGTSNHFWPIKPFSKSLWPSIWTKKVWISDIGVGLTLLGIFFFVFKYGLFPVIAIYIGPLLVVNSWLVVYTWLHHTDSDVPHLSNTKFSFMKGAFLSIDRPYGKILNFLHHNIGSSHVVHHVCPTIPHYHAKKATVLIKKAFKKAYLFNPDPVPKALWNIACNCVAVKSDIKEGRYIWQSSYNKRGFKT from the coding sequence TTGAGTAATATAAAATTTTCAGGTCTTAAAGGCCAAGCGCTTGCAATAGAGAATAAAGATATTCCAAGCCTCAAAGAATTTAAGGATGTTATCCCAAATCACTATTTCAAGTGCAACACGAAAACTTCTTTAAGGTATCTTTTACAATCAGCTTTAATTCAATTTGTTGTAGTTTTAATAGGTTTATCTATTCCATTTACTCCAAAAATGATCCCAATTTGGATCATTTTCTCATTACTATCAGGTACCACTATGATGGGATTCTGGGTAATTGCCCATGAATGTGGACATGGAGCATTTTCTAAAAACAAAACATTGGAAACTATAACTGGATATTTACTACATTCATTACTACTAGTTCCTTATTTCTCTTGGCAACGTTCTCATGCAGTTCATCATCGATTTACAAATAATGTAACCAATGGCGAAACTCACGTTCCTTTAGTTGTTGAGGGAAACGGAGTTACAGAAAAGGTTGGAGGAGAAAGAGAGTTACATTTTTCAAATTCCATAGGTAAGAAAAATTATGGAATTCTTCAACTTGTTTTACATCTAATATTTGGCTGGCCTGCTTATTTACTTACAGGTAGTACCGGAGGTACTAAATATGGAACTTCGAATCATTTTTGGCCAATCAAACCATTTTCCAAATCATTATGGCCATCAATATGGACTAAGAAAGTTTGGATATCAGATATAGGAGTAGGTTTAACATTATTAGGCATTTTTTTCTTTGTTTTTAAATATGGATTATTTCCAGTAATTGCAATTTATATTGGTCCTTTATTAGTAGTTAATAGTTGGTTAGTAGTTTATACATGGCTTCATCATACAGATTCAGATGTCCCCCATCTTTCAAATACGAAATTTTCATTTATGAAAGGAGCCTTTCTATCTATTGACAGGCCTTACGGTAAAATTCTTAATTTTCTGCATCATAATATTGGTTCGAGCCATGTAGTTCATCATGTCTGTCCAACCATTCCTCACTATCATGCTAAAAAGGCTACCGTCTTAATTAAAAAAGCCTTTAAAAAGGCATATCTTTTTAATCCTGATCCTGTCCCTAAAGCACTTTGGAATATAGCTTGCAATTGCGTAGCTGTTAAGTCAGATATCAAAGAAGGTAGATATATCTGGCAATCTTCGTACAATAAAAGAGGATTTAAAACATAA
- a CDS encoding DUF938 domain-containing protein, translating to MDNRLFFSATQRNRDCIGDVLSQIIKKNGSILEIGSGSGEHGVVFQKRFPKIIWQTSDPNLLHRESIISWIEYEELDKKMPQPLDLDVKKTPWKLPLKLANSLQGIVSINMIHVAEWNCTIELFKGAGKLLKKGQFLLLYGPFKIGNKHTSQSNYFFDNSIKTTNDLWGIRNLEEVCDEAKYNGFFQENIMRMPANNFSIIYKKVSC from the coding sequence TTGGATAATAGACTTTTTTTCTCGGCGACTCAAAGAAATAGAGACTGCATTGGAGATGTATTATCCCAAATCATAAAAAAGAATGGTTCAATATTGGAAATTGGTAGTGGCAGTGGTGAGCATGGAGTGGTCTTTCAAAAACGCTTTCCTAAAATAATTTGGCAAACAAGTGATCCAAATTTACTACATAGAGAAAGTATAATTTCTTGGATTGAGTATGAAGAATTAGATAAGAAAATGCCCCAACCTCTTGATCTTGATGTAAAAAAAACTCCTTGGAAATTACCACTAAAATTAGCAAATTCTTTACAAGGTATAGTTTCTATAAATATGATTCATGTAGCAGAATGGAATTGTACTATAGAGCTCTTTAAGGGTGCAGGAAAATTACTTAAGAAGGGACAATTTTTGTTATTGTATGGCCCATTTAAAATTGGTAATAAGCATACAAGTCAAAGTAATTATTTTTTCGATAATTCAATAAAAACGACAAATGATCTTTGGGGGATTAGAAATCTCGAGGAAGTTTGTGACGAAGCTAAATACAATGGTTTTTTTCAAGAAAATATTATGAGGATGCCGGCAAATAATTTTTCAATAATTTATAAAAAAGTTTCTTGTTAA
- a CDS encoding high light inducible protein: protein MTPEAERFNGWAAMLGFVAAVGAYVTTGQIIPGWF from the coding sequence ATGACTCCAGAAGCAGAACGTTTTAATGGTTGGGCAGCAATGTTAGGTTTTGTTGCAGCAGTTGGCGCATATGTAACAACTGGTCAAATTATTCCAGGTTGGTTCTAA
- a CDS encoding high light inducible protein, with product MKNTDSKIVEKEKIVAEMLNGRFAMIGFVALVGAYLTTGQIIPGFV from the coding sequence ATGAAAAACACTGACTCCAAAATTGTAGAAAAAGAAAAAATAGTTGCTGAAATGCTTAATGGCAGATTTGCCATGATAGGTTTTGTAGCACTTGTTGGGGCTTACCTAACAACTGGACAAATCATTCCGGGTTTTGTCTAA
- a CDS encoding high light inducible protein: MSNSGVTTESGGRQNMFPSETIPYIDESVSYEGYPLNAEKVNGRWAMVGFVALLGAYVTTGQVIPGIF; this comes from the coding sequence ATGTCCAACTCAGGAGTTACAACAGAATCAGGTGGAAGACAAAATATGTTCCCATCTGAAACTATACCTTATATTGATGAATCTGTATCTTATGAAGGATACCCTCTAAATGCAGAAAAAGTAAATGGTAGATGGGCTATGGTTGGTTTTGTTGCATTATTAGGTGCCTACGTAACAACAGGACAAGTTATACCAGGAATTTTTTAA
- a CDS encoding LptF/LptG family permease produces MKLSNQSLIKKTISKIITPWYAIALIDRWLLGQIIPPMLFAISAFTVISLSVGVMFDLIRKIVEYGLPVLKALQALIYSLPSFLVLSFPMAVLLSTLLSYGKLSANSELLALRSLGIKTSRIIAPAIAVSIFMTGLTFYFNDNLVPNSNKLAELTLRSGVGSSFNREKSKNNIIFSRKGSRIDTNNKPTKTNTFLTHIFYASRFENNTMREVTVLDFSRVNIKQILTAKSAVFDKKNSSWVFADGSIVSTDSTGQTTSINFKQYLYPFVEGPLDLARVPKDASDMSLKEALEAERIYKKIGDLKQIRKIQVRIQEKFTLPCACLVFGLIGSILGSQSNLRSSKSQGFGLSVILILMYYVISFICSSFGVKGLLPPIIAAWFPVIISLSGGFYFLRNSNYK; encoded by the coding sequence TTGAAACTTTCAAATCAATCCCTAATTAAAAAAACTATTTCCAAAATAATTACTCCTTGGTATGCAATAGCTTTAATAGATAGATGGTTATTAGGTCAAATAATACCTCCAATGTTATTTGCCATTTCTGCTTTTACTGTGATTTCTCTTTCAGTGGGTGTAATGTTTGATTTGATAAGAAAAATAGTTGAATATGGCTTACCTGTATTAAAAGCTTTACAAGCTTTAATTTATAGCCTTCCTAGCTTTTTAGTTTTATCATTTCCTATGGCTGTATTATTGTCCACACTATTATCTTATGGAAAGCTATCAGCCAATTCTGAATTATTAGCTTTAAGGTCATTAGGAATTAAAACCTCTCGGATCATAGCTCCGGCCATTGCAGTTTCAATATTCATGACAGGATTAACTTTTTATTTCAATGATAATCTAGTTCCCAATAGTAATAAGCTTGCTGAATTGACATTGAGATCAGGAGTAGGAAGTTCTTTTAATAGAGAAAAATCTAAAAATAACATTATTTTTTCTAGAAAAGGATCAAGAATAGATACTAATAATAAGCCAACAAAAACAAATACTTTCCTAACTCATATTTTCTACGCTTCGCGTTTTGAAAACAATACTATGAGGGAAGTTACAGTTTTAGACTTTTCCAGAGTAAATATAAAGCAAATTCTCACTGCAAAAAGTGCCGTATTTGATAAAAAAAACTCTTCCTGGGTATTCGCAGATGGGAGTATTGTCTCAACTGACTCTACTGGTCAAACAACAAGTATTAATTTCAAACAATATTTATATCCCTTTGTTGAAGGCCCATTAGATCTTGCAAGAGTTCCAAAGGATGCAAGCGATATGTCTTTAAAAGAAGCTTTAGAGGCAGAAAGAATATATAAAAAGATAGGAGATCTGAAGCAGATTAGAAAGATTCAAGTACGAATCCAAGAAAAATTTACTTTACCTTGTGCATGTTTGGTCTTTGGATTGATAGGTAGTATTTTGGGATCTCAATCTAATTTAAGATCTTCAAAAAGTCAGGGTTTTGGATTGAGTGTAATTCTGATATTAATGTATTATGTGATTTCATTTATATGCAGTTCTTTTGGGGTCAAGGGATTACTTCCTCCAATAATTGCAGCTTGGTTTCCAGTAATAATTTCTCTTTCTGGTGGATTTTATTTCTTAAGAAATTCAAATTATAAATGA
- a CDS encoding DUF1543 domain-containing protein — protein sequence MTKIEKTYLFLVVLGGRAEMANIELHDVRWVVGSRIEDTFDVLRRHWFGTFQGLHIDSYKKINYVDGYKINLKNIEKKKFKNKKFFNGNNTKKNLWFVNIGGYDPNSMQEKHEFGLVVASSKLEAKNIAKSKWLMGCKKKHKDDIASLQILIGCDDCQLIKTIGNWEIELTLENNCIQETNNPDWYGYKRIDKI from the coding sequence GTGACAAAAATAGAAAAAACATATCTTTTTTTGGTTGTTCTTGGAGGAAGAGCAGAAATGGCTAATATAGAATTGCATGATGTTAGATGGGTTGTAGGATCAAGAATTGAGGATACATTTGATGTACTAAGAAGGCATTGGTTTGGAACCTTTCAGGGATTACATATTGATAGCTATAAGAAAATAAATTATGTAGATGGGTATAAGATAAATTTAAAAAATATTGAAAAAAAGAAATTTAAAAATAAGAAATTTTTTAATGGAAATAATACTAAAAAGAATTTGTGGTTTGTCAATATTGGAGGCTATGATCCAAATTCTATGCAAGAAAAACATGAATTTGGCTTGGTTGTGGCTTCAAGTAAATTAGAGGCAAAAAATATAGCAAAATCTAAATGGCTTATGGGCTGCAAAAAAAAGCATAAGGACGATATTGCCTCTCTTCAAATATTAATTGGTTGTGATGATTGCCAACTTATAAAAACAATAGGTAATTGGGAAATAGAATTAACTTTAGAAAATAATTGTATTCAAGAAACTAATAATCCTGATTGGTATGGTTATAAAAGAATAGATAAGATTTAA
- a CDS encoding DoxX family protein: MKNLIFKNKGTKSLLDFFSRVAISAIFISAIPGKINGFERTVEYITSKGIPDPIASFLLVGAIMCLILGSGFFIFGENQKIGSIFLLLFLIPTTIIFHMFPFHQRAVLMNLGLIGGLLITALREPT; the protein is encoded by the coding sequence ATGAAAAATTTAATTTTTAAAAATAAAGGTACCAAGTCTCTTTTAGATTTTTTTTCAAGAGTAGCAATCTCGGCAATTTTTATCTCAGCCATACCAGGCAAAATAAATGGTTTTGAAAGAACTGTTGAATATATTACTTCAAAAGGTATTCCTGATCCAATTGCATCTTTTCTTCTTGTAGGTGCAATAATGTGCCTTATATTGGGTTCTGGATTTTTTATCTTTGGAGAAAATCAAAAAATTGGATCAATATTTTTATTACTTTTTCTTATTCCAACAACAATAATTTTTCATATGTTTCCTTTCCATCAAAGAGCCGTGCTTATGAATCTTGGATTGATAGGGGGATTACTTATCACTGCATTGCGAGAACCAACATAA
- a CDS encoding DUF3804 family protein: MNDKETIISLLNEFANPKKMASFFVNNATPDFLFIRPSGNPIEAEGYEKMISHDVVQEKTEITKIHRFEFLSENIVMCIFTLGSKFTYKGKLNDDLPTVTSIFKKVDNVWKIHWMQRSTGNSDLSLWD; this comes from the coding sequence ATGAATGATAAAGAAACAATAATTTCATTATTAAATGAGTTTGCTAATCCAAAAAAAATGGCTTCATTTTTTGTTAACAATGCAACTCCAGATTTTTTATTCATAAGACCAAGTGGTAATCCTATAGAGGCAGAAGGATATGAAAAAATGATTTCTCATGATGTAGTTCAGGAAAAGACAGAAATAACCAAAATTCACCGATTCGAATTTTTAAGTGAAAATATAGTAATGTGCATTTTTACTCTAGGTTCAAAATTTACTTATAAAGGTAAACTTAATGATGACTTACCAACAGTTACGTCCATTTTTAAAAAAGTCGATAATGTTTGGAAAATTCATTGGATGCAAAGATCTACAGGAAATTCAGATTTATCTTTATGGGATTAG
- a CDS encoding high light inducible protein, with protein MTEKAEKLNGKAAMLGMFALVGAYYFTGQIVPGIF; from the coding sequence ATGACCGAAAAAGCTGAAAAGCTTAACGGTAAAGCAGCAATGCTTGGGATGTTTGCTCTTGTGGGGGCATACTATTTTACTGGTCAAATTGTGCCAGGTATTTTCTAA
- a CDS encoding hemagglutinin, which translates to MELKFCPTTIFRETPKVTFFDAGIESTNGCDVVMHSGEAISPPDEFEYEQYYVHNHQIDHNLVITGERKFILINPTWDEPHHVIYLKRSMGALEIPIGTYHRSISGKEGSIVLNQPIRDKFFDPKQEFIPQKLNKLSLIKARKSPPVYWIWENDQIKRLMFNPLVKKTANSN; encoded by the coding sequence ATGGAATTAAAATTCTGCCCTACAACTATTTTTAGAGAAACTCCCAAAGTAACTTTTTTTGATGCTGGCATAGAGTCAACTAATGGTTGTGATGTAGTTATGCATTCAGGAGAAGCTATATCCCCTCCAGATGAATTTGAGTATGAGCAGTACTACGTACACAATCATCAAATTGATCACAATTTAGTTATTACTGGTGAGAGGAAATTTATTTTGATAAATCCAACTTGGGACGAGCCACATCATGTTATTTATCTAAAAAGATCTATGGGAGCACTTGAAATTCCTATTGGAACTTATCACAGGTCAATCTCTGGAAAAGAAGGGAGCATTGTTTTAAATCAACCTATCAGAGATAAATTTTTTGATCCAAAACAAGAATTTATCCCTCAAAAACTAAACAAATTAAGCCTTATTAAGGCTAGAAAAAGTCCTCCCGTTTATTGGATTTGGGAAAATGATCAAATCAAAAGATTGATGTTTAATCCTTTAGTTAAAAAAACTGCAAATTCCAATTGA